A window of the Sporosarcina sp. FSL K6-2383 genome harbors these coding sequences:
- the cccA gene encoding cytochrome c550 yields MGKNPIVPYILIFALGLGLIFFMSLYGLDQQEEIANKDDEGKTEDVATAEFDAEAVAQGKCIACHGGDLTGGGGPGLVGTTLSKDEIKDIILNGKGAGMPAGLIKDDAELDAMADYILALK; encoded by the coding sequence ATGGGTAAAAATCCAATAGTACCTTATATCCTAATTTTCGCGCTTGGACTTGGTCTTATTTTCTTTATGTCCCTTTATGGACTTGATCAACAAGAAGAAATCGCAAATAAGGATGACGAAGGTAAAACTGAAGATGTAGCTACAGCAGAATTTGACGCTGAAGCAGTTGCTCAAGGTAAATGTATCGCCTGTCACGGCGGAGATCTAACAGGCGGTGGTGGTCCAGGTTTGGTTGGCACTACTCTTTCTAAAGATGAGATCAAAGACATCATCTTAAATGGTAAGGGTGCTGGAATGCCAGCTGGACTTATTAAAGATGACGCTGAACTTGATGCAATGGCAGACTATATTTTAGCACTTAAATAA
- a CDS encoding tRNA (adenine(22)-N(1))-methyltransferase TrmK → MNTVHLSTRLATVASFVETGAVVADIGSDHAYLPCFLVHNGIVERAIAGEVVKGPYDSAVKNVRHEGLASAVTVRLANGLLAIEASDRVDTVTIAGMGGPLIASILESGKDRLQGVKRIIAQPNIYAKAIREWAISNDWGIIEEAILKEDGKIYEVIVLERGLAMYSELEMLVGPILLQAKSAVFLEKWQRELKEWQRVLVSLEKAEQTAAIEERKHELVMQIDFVGKALMI, encoded by the coding sequence GTGAACACAGTGCATTTATCAACACGATTGGCTACGGTTGCTTCTTTTGTCGAAACAGGGGCTGTTGTCGCAGATATTGGAAGTGATCATGCTTATTTGCCTTGCTTCCTTGTTCATAATGGCATCGTTGAGCGGGCGATTGCGGGGGAGGTCGTCAAAGGACCTTATGATTCAGCGGTTAAAAATGTGCGACATGAGGGGTTAGCATCCGCAGTTACGGTCCGTTTGGCAAATGGTTTATTGGCGATCGAAGCGAGCGACAGGGTTGATACGGTGACCATTGCGGGAATGGGTGGACCACTCATTGCTTCAATTTTAGAGAGTGGGAAGGATCGACTTCAAGGCGTGAAGCGTATTATTGCGCAGCCGAATATTTATGCAAAAGCGATTCGTGAATGGGCGATTTCAAATGATTGGGGCATTATTGAAGAGGCAATTTTGAAGGAAGACGGCAAAATTTATGAAGTTATTGTGTTGGAAAGAGGCCTAGCTATGTATAGCGAACTCGAAATGCTCGTAGGTCCTATCTTGCTACAAGCTAAATCAGCTGTCTTTTTGGAAAAATGGCAAAGAGAATTGAAAGAATGGCAACGTGTGTTAGTCTCTCTTGAAAAGGCAGAGCAAACAGCTGCAATTGAAGAGCGTAAGCATGAGTTGGTTATGCAAATCGACTTTGTTGGAAAGGCGTTGATGATATGA
- the vrrA gene encoding VrrA/YqfQ family protein translates to MRYESFYPFAQQPAAPMSMGQTGFGLPSQMNPMQIPTPPMQNRSPMGNQMGNQMNNPQGGLAANQGQQQNPSKMESYMQTANQFLNTAQQFAPMVQQFAPMVQNLPAMWRLYKGFQGLPAAGSAVASAGAATSSAATNSAIGSSIPRIFQP, encoded by the coding sequence ATGAGGTACGAATCCTTTTATCCGTTCGCGCAACAACCAGCCGCTCCAATGTCTATGGGACAAACGGGCTTCGGACTGCCATCACAAATGAACCCAATGCAGATACCTACTCCCCCCATGCAAAACCGTAGCCCGATGGGAAATCAAATGGGCAATCAAATGAATAATCCACAGGGTGGCCTCGCAGCCAATCAAGGTCAACAACAGAACCCTTCAAAAATGGAATCCTACATGCAAACCGCCAACCAGTTTTTGAATACTGCACAACAATTTGCACCAATGGTTCAGCAATTCGCACCAATGGTTCAAAACTTACCTGCTATGTGGCGACTATACAAAGGCTTCCAAGGACTTCCAGCAGCAGGTTCGGCAGTAGCTAGTGCAGGTGCCGCTACTTCCTCGGCAGCGACAAATTCGGCAATCGGCTCATCCATTCCACGTATTTTCCAACCTTAA
- the rpoD gene encoding RNA polymerase sigma factor RpoD produces MSKKELAGDMEHELTIEEAKANLLEAGKKSGELTLDEVTEKLAAFEMEPEQFEEFLDLIEAQGIEMDRKAEDETGEEGGKPAAEETQFDLNDLSVPPGVKINDPVRMYLKEIGRVDLLTGAEEVELAIRILAGDEEAKKRLAEANLRLVVSIAKRYVGRGMLFLDLIQEGNMGLIKAVEKFDHTKGFKFSTYATWWIRQAITRAIADQARTIRIPVHMVETINKLIRVQRQLLQDLGREPSPEEIGEEMDLTAEKVREILKIAQEPVSLETPIGEEDDSHLGDFIEDSEAQSPSDHAAYELLKEQLEDVLDTLTDREENVLRLRFGLDDGRTRTLEEVGKVFGVTRERIRQIEAKALRKLRHPSRSKRLKDFLE; encoded by the coding sequence ATGAGTAAAAAAGAATTAGCTGGAGATATGGAGCACGAACTGACAATTGAGGAAGCGAAAGCAAACCTGTTGGAGGCCGGAAAGAAATCAGGAGAACTGACGCTTGACGAAGTGACAGAAAAGCTAGCGGCATTTGAGATGGAGCCGGAGCAGTTTGAGGAATTCCTGGATTTGATAGAGGCACAGGGAATTGAAATGGATCGTAAAGCGGAAGACGAAACAGGAGAAGAAGGCGGCAAGCCCGCTGCAGAAGAAACGCAGTTCGATTTGAATGATCTTAGCGTACCACCAGGTGTGAAAATTAATGACCCTGTACGCATGTACTTGAAGGAAATTGGCCGTGTCGACTTACTAACAGGTGCTGAAGAAGTTGAACTGGCAATTCGGATTTTAGCTGGTGACGAGGAAGCTAAAAAACGGTTAGCAGAAGCCAATCTTCGTCTTGTTGTTAGTATTGCTAAACGCTATGTTGGACGGGGTATGCTATTCCTAGATCTAATCCAGGAAGGGAATATGGGTCTTATTAAAGCCGTTGAGAAGTTTGACCATACGAAAGGCTTTAAGTTTAGTACGTATGCCACTTGGTGGATTCGTCAAGCGATTACACGTGCGATAGCGGATCAGGCACGTACCATTCGTATTCCGGTTCATATGGTTGAGACCATCAATAAGCTCATTCGAGTGCAACGTCAATTATTGCAGGACCTGGGACGCGAGCCGTCTCCAGAGGAAATTGGAGAAGAAATGGATTTGACTGCAGAAAAAGTGCGTGAAATTTTGAAAATTGCACAAGAGCCAGTATCGTTGGAAACGCCAATTGGAGAAGAGGATGATTCACATCTTGGGGATTTCATCGAAGATTCCGAGGCGCAATCACCATCTGACCATGCGGCTTATGAATTGTTAAAAGAACAGCTAGAGGATGTGCTGGACACTTTAACGGACCGCGAAGAAAATGTTCTTCGTTTACGTTTCGGCTTGGATGATGGACGCACACGCACGCTTGAAGAAGTTGGTAAAGTCTTCGGCGTAACAAGAGAGCGAATTCGCCAAATCGAGGCAAAAGCACTACGTAAACTTCGTCACCCATCAAGAAGTAAAAGATTGAAGGATTTCCTAGAGTAA
- a CDS encoding deoxyribonuclease IV: MTNNKPLLLGSHVSMSGSKMLLGSSEEAASYGASTFMIYTGAPQNTRRKPIEDLNIELGQQHMKDNGLSNIVVHAPYIINIANTLKPETFELGVTFLQKEIERTAALGINQIVLHPGAHVGAGVDLGIAKIIEGLNEVLSQDYPVRIALETMAGKGTECGRNFDEIAKIINGVKHNERLSVCFDTCHVHDAGYDIVGDFEGVLNEFDNIVGLDRISVIHVNDSKNERGAMKDRHENIGFGHIGFEPLSYIVHHPTFQAVPKILETPFVGADPKKKSAPYKIEIDMLKAKTFHPEKIDQLRVE, translated from the coding sequence ATGACAAATAATAAACCTTTATTGCTCGGCTCTCACGTTTCGATGAGTGGCAGTAAAATGCTACTCGGTTCGAGTGAAGAAGCCGCAAGCTACGGAGCGAGTACTTTTATGATTTACACAGGGGCACCTCAGAACACACGGAGGAAGCCTATTGAAGATTTGAATATTGAGTTGGGGCAGCAGCATATGAAGGATAACGGGCTATCGAATATCGTTGTCCATGCGCCGTATATTATTAATATTGCGAACACATTAAAGCCGGAAACATTTGAGCTTGGCGTAACGTTCCTACAGAAGGAAATTGAAAGAACGGCGGCACTCGGGATTAACCAGATTGTTTTGCACCCAGGAGCCCACGTTGGCGCTGGTGTCGATTTGGGCATTGCTAAAATTATAGAAGGGCTGAATGAAGTACTTTCCCAGGACTATCCTGTGCGTATTGCGCTGGAAACAATGGCAGGTAAAGGGACTGAATGCGGTCGGAATTTTGATGAGATTGCTAAAATTATCAATGGTGTGAAGCATAACGAACGGTTATCCGTCTGTTTTGATACTTGTCACGTCCATGACGCAGGCTACGATATCGTAGGGGATTTTGAAGGCGTGTTGAATGAGTTCGATAACATCGTTGGACTAGACAGAATTTCCGTCATTCACGTCAATGATAGTAAGAATGAGCGGGGAGCAATGAAAGACCGTCATGAGAACATTGGATTCGGTCATATCGGCTTTGAACCACTATCTTATATTGTTCATCATCCAACATTTCAAGCTGTTCCTAAAATCTTAGAAACACCTTTTGTCGGTGCAGATCCTAAAAAGAAATCGGCACCGTATAAAATTGAGATTGATATGTTGAAGGCAAAAACATTTCATCCCGAAAAAATTGATCAATTGAGAGTAGAATAG
- a CDS encoding DEAD/DEAH box helicase yields MSKFTDYQFKPFIREAIGRLGFENPTPIQKEMIPLILKGTNAIGQAHTGTGKSHSFLIPVLERTDGAIDELQVVISAPTRELATQLFDELSKMTQGTDVRSSLLIGGTDKQRSIGKLKTNPHIVVGTPGRISDMAENGALAIHTAKMLVIDEADLAFDMGFIEDIDKFASKMPAGLEMYVFSATIPEKLKPFLNKYMESPVHVKIGERKPLTEGMRYSLVPVRSMNRRKKLLHVIESINPYLAIIFTNTRQNADGLAAYLAENGIKAGKIHGDLTPRERTRMMKQIRDLEYQYIVATDLAARGIDIPGVSHVINFELPDELEFFIHRVGRTARAGLEGTAITLYEPTEDDKIVKIEKLGIPFIHEDVKNGEWIEVKERHARRNRVKEEDDIDRKATSFVRKPAKVKPGYKKKMAQEVERFKKRERRLTRKK; encoded by the coding sequence ATGTCTAAATTTACTGATTACCAATTTAAACCGTTTATTCGAGAAGCTATCGGGAGGCTCGGCTTTGAAAACCCGACACCGATTCAAAAAGAAATGATCCCTCTCATTCTGAAAGGGACGAATGCAATTGGGCAAGCACATACAGGAACAGGGAAATCTCATAGTTTTCTCATTCCCGTATTGGAAAGAACAGATGGTGCTATCGATGAATTACAAGTGGTTATCTCAGCCCCGACAAGAGAACTAGCAACACAATTATTTGATGAGCTTTCTAAAATGACGCAAGGAACTGATGTACGTAGCTCACTGCTAATTGGTGGGACGGACAAGCAGCGTTCGATTGGCAAGTTAAAGACAAATCCGCATATTGTCGTCGGAACACCAGGACGTATTAGTGATATGGCGGAAAATGGGGCGCTTGCTATCCATACGGCAAAAATGTTAGTCATTGACGAAGCAGATCTTGCATTCGATATGGGCTTTATCGAGGATATCGATAAGTTCGCATCGAAAATGCCTGCTGGTCTTGAAATGTACGTATTTTCTGCTACGATTCCCGAGAAATTAAAGCCGTTTTTGAATAAATACATGGAATCTCCAGTGCATGTTAAAATCGGTGAGCGTAAGCCATTAACAGAAGGAATGCGTTATTCACTTGTACCTGTACGCAGTATGAACAGAAGAAAAAAATTATTGCATGTCATTGAATCAATCAATCCATATTTAGCAATTATTTTTACCAACACACGACAAAATGCAGATGGCTTAGCTGCTTATCTTGCTGAAAATGGCATTAAAGCAGGAAAGATTCATGGTGATTTAACACCGCGTGAACGAACGCGTATGATGAAGCAAATCCGTGATTTAGAATATCAATATATCGTGGCGACAGATCTTGCCGCGCGTGGTATTGATATTCCGGGTGTCAGCCATGTTATTAACTTCGAATTACCTGATGAACTGGAGTTTTTCATCCACCGTGTGGGGCGTACTGCGCGTGCTGGTCTAGAAGGAACAGCCATTACATTGTACGAGCCAACTGAGGATGATAAAATTGTTAAAATTGAGAAGCTCGGTATTCCGTTCATTCACGAAGATGTGAAAAACGGCGAGTGGATTGAAGTAAAAGAACGGCATGCGAGACGTAACCGAGTGAAAGAAGAGGATGATATCGACCGCAAGGCAACGTCATTCGTTCGAAAACCGGCGAAAGTGAAACCTGGCTATAAAAAGAAAATGGCACAGGAAGTTGAGCGCTTTAAAAAGCGTGAAAGGAGATTGACACGAAAAAAATGA
- a CDS encoding acyl-CoA dehydrogenase family protein yields MNFDLTEEQQMIKKMIREFSDEVVAPGAIERDRTKAFPVEIFQQLGEMGLMGLPFSEQYGGGGADTVSFAIVTEELSRACASTGITYSAHISLGGAPLNLFGTEEQKQQYLIPICKGESFGAFGLTEANAGSDAGGTQTIAVEDGDDFVITGSKVFITNASYAKHLAITAITGTVDGEKEISAIIVPTDAPGFTIINNYEKMGLNASNTTELVLDHVRVPKTNLLGERGNGFRQFLVTLDGGRIGIGAMAVGIAQAAFDRALSYSKERKQFGKTLAQFQITQFKLADMALKIELARNMVYKAAWLKDQGRPFSKEASMCKLYASEIAMEIASEAIQIHGGYGYMKEYEVERYMRDAKLLEIGEGTSEVQRMVIARLIGC; encoded by the coding sequence TTGAATTTTGATTTAACAGAAGAACAGCAGATGATAAAAAAGATGATACGAGAATTTTCGGATGAAGTTGTTGCTCCTGGTGCCATTGAGCGTGATCGAACAAAAGCATTTCCAGTAGAGATTTTTCAGCAGCTTGGGGAAATGGGCTTAATGGGATTGCCGTTTTCGGAGCAATATGGGGGCGGAGGTGCCGATACGGTGAGCTTCGCTATTGTGACAGAGGAACTTAGTCGTGCATGTGCATCGACGGGCATTACGTATTCAGCGCATATTTCGCTTGGGGGAGCACCGTTGAATTTATTTGGTACGGAAGAGCAAAAGCAACAGTATTTGATACCGATTTGTAAGGGAGAATCATTTGGTGCTTTTGGTTTAACAGAGGCGAATGCAGGGTCGGATGCGGGAGGTACGCAAACGATAGCAGTAGAGGATGGCGATGATTTCGTTATTACGGGCTCAAAGGTGTTCATTACGAATGCAAGTTATGCCAAGCATCTTGCTATAACAGCCATTACGGGAACTGTTGATGGTGAAAAAGAAATTAGTGCAATTATAGTTCCGACGGATGCACCTGGATTCACGATTATTAATAATTATGAAAAAATGGGGCTGAATGCTTCTAATACGACGGAGCTTGTGTTAGACCATGTCCGTGTACCAAAAACAAACTTGTTAGGGGAGCGAGGGAATGGCTTCCGCCAGTTTTTAGTGACATTGGATGGAGGACGTATCGGTATTGGAGCAATGGCTGTAGGTATCGCTCAGGCTGCTTTCGATCGAGCGCTCAGTTATTCGAAAGAACGTAAGCAATTCGGAAAAACATTAGCACAATTTCAAATTACACAATTTAAATTGGCAGATATGGCTTTGAAAATTGAATTGGCACGTAACATGGTCTATAAAGCAGCTTGGTTAAAAGATCAGGGACGTCCATTTTCAAAAGAGGCATCCATGTGTAAGCTTTACGCTTCAGAAATTGCAATGGAAATAGCGTCGGAAGCTATTCAAATTCATGGCGGATATGGCTATATGAAGGAATATGAGGTCGAACGATATATGCGTGATGCTAAATTACTAGAAATTGGGGAAGGGACATCAGAGGTCCAACGTATGGTCATTGCGCGTCTGATTGGTTGTTAA
- a CDS encoding Nif3-like dinuclear metal center hexameric protein: protein MKKVNGHEVITLFEQWSPKRFAMEGDPVGLHIGQLNRTVEKVLITLDVNEEVIDEAIRSGATLIIAHHPPLFRPLKSLVTDTPQGRMIEKCVKNDIAVYAAHTNLDVAPGGVNDMLAAKLGLLETAVVEPTFSEPLYKLVVFSPVTHADDLRKALAQAGAGAIGDYIGCSFSSTGAGRFTPVKGAEPYIGEIGQGEEVHEEKIEVVLSGNIRNKVLKAMLLVHPYEEPAYDFFALDQRVNEYGLGRIGMLEEKTTLVEFAEHVKEVFGVPALRFVGDPTKEIKKVAVLGGDGNKYISAAKRAGADVLVTGDLYYHVAHDAEVMGLAVIDPGHNIEKVMIAGVAGYMQDACTKAGYNVKFIESAVITEPFQFI, encoded by the coding sequence ATGAAAAAAGTCAATGGGCATGAAGTAATCACTCTTTTTGAACAATGGTCTCCGAAACGCTTTGCGATGGAGGGGGATCCTGTAGGTCTTCATATTGGTCAATTAAACCGCACAGTAGAAAAAGTACTTATTACACTGGATGTCAATGAGGAGGTAATTGATGAGGCGATTCGAAGTGGCGCCACTCTTATTATTGCCCATCATCCACCCCTTTTCAGACCGTTGAAAAGTTTAGTAACGGATACACCACAGGGGAGAATGATTGAGAAGTGTGTGAAAAACGATATTGCCGTGTATGCGGCGCATACGAATTTAGACGTTGCTCCTGGTGGTGTCAATGACATGCTCGCTGCTAAGTTAGGGTTACTTGAGACAGCAGTTGTTGAACCGACCTTTTCGGAGCCGTTATACAAACTTGTTGTTTTCAGCCCTGTGACACATGCAGATGACCTTAGGAAGGCATTAGCACAGGCGGGTGCAGGTGCAATTGGTGATTACATTGGATGTAGCTTTAGTTCTACAGGGGCAGGTCGTTTTACGCCAGTTAAAGGGGCCGAACCGTATATTGGGGAAATTGGACAAGGTGAAGAAGTCCATGAGGAAAAAATTGAAGTCGTCCTGTCAGGGAACATTCGTAATAAAGTACTGAAGGCTATGCTGTTGGTACATCCTTATGAAGAACCTGCCTACGATTTCTTCGCCCTAGATCAACGAGTCAATGAATACGGTCTCGGTCGAATAGGTATGCTGGAGGAGAAGACGACGCTTGTAGAGTTTGCTGAGCATGTGAAAGAGGTATTTGGTGTTCCAGCTCTGCGTTTTGTTGGTGATCCTACTAAGGAAATCAAAAAAGTCGCAGTGCTAGGCGGCGATGGTAATAAATATATTAGTGCTGCTAAGAGAGCGGGTGCAGATGTGCTGGTCACAGGAGATTTATATTACCATGTAGCGCATGATGCCGAGGTGATGGGACTTGCTGTCATTGATCCAGGGCATAATATTGAAAAAGTAATGATTGCAGGTGTTGCAGGTTATATGCAGGATGCATGTACAAAAGCGGGGTACAATGTAAAGTTCATTGAATCAGCAGTAATTACAGAACCATTTCAATTCATCTAA
- a CDS encoding metal ABC transporter permease, translating into MISAILSYEFLQNAFLSGLIIGIIAPLLGLFIVVRRLALIADALSHVALAGIAGSLYLSQQVLFFAALNPVYFGIASAVGGSLLIEKLRGAYRHYEELAIPVILSAGIGLGAIFISLSKGFGSDLIGYLFGSVSAVSRQDLVIVIIIAIIVIAYIRFLYKELFTLSFDQDYAKVSGVNSRYIQMVFMIITALVIGASMRIVGILLVSSLMTIPVAAAMQLAKSFKGAMIYSIVFGEAAVVVGLVTAYYLDIAPGGTIVVTSILILLLVLIWNKLRAGHNARIVKEGIV; encoded by the coding sequence ATGATTAGTGCAATTTTATCGTATGAATTTCTGCAAAATGCATTTCTTTCGGGTTTAATCATTGGTATCATTGCCCCTTTGCTTGGCTTGTTTATCGTCGTTAGGCGTTTGGCGCTTATTGCGGATGCGCTAAGTCATGTAGCGTTGGCGGGTATCGCGGGAAGTCTTTATTTGAGCCAGCAAGTACTCTTTTTTGCTGCATTGAATCCAGTGTACTTTGGGATTGCTTCTGCGGTTGGTGGCTCACTGTTGATTGAAAAATTGAGGGGGGCTTATCGTCATTATGAAGAACTCGCCATACCGGTCATTTTATCGGCGGGGATAGGACTTGGCGCGATTTTCATTTCGTTATCGAAGGGCTTCGGTTCCGATTTGATTGGTTATTTGTTTGGCTCGGTGTCAGCGGTGAGTAGACAGGATCTTGTCATTGTTATCATTATCGCAATCATTGTTATCGCTTATATTCGCTTTTTATATAAAGAGCTGTTTACCTTGTCGTTTGACCAGGATTATGCCAAAGTATCTGGTGTGAATTCGCGTTACATCCAGATGGTATTTATGATTATTACAGCGCTCGTTATAGGAGCCTCAATGCGTATTGTCGGTATTTTGCTTGTATCTTCCCTCATGACGATTCCAGTTGCAGCTGCCATGCAACTAGCGAAAAGCTTCAAAGGTGCGATGATTTATTCGATTGTTTTTGGTGAAGCCGCGGTGGTTGTAGGTCTAGTGACGGCTTATTATTTGGATATTGCTCCTGGAGGAACAATTGTCGTTACGTCTATCCTGATTTTGTTACTCGTTCTCATTTGGAATAAATTACGGGCTGGCCACAACGCTCGTATTGTGAAGGAGGGAATTGTATGA
- a CDS encoding 4-hydroxy-3-methylbut-2-enyl diphosphate reductase, whose amino-acid sequence MKVLKISPRGYCYGVVDAMIIARNAALDKTLPRPIYILGMIVHNKHVTDAFEEDGIITLDGENRLEILEKVETGTVIYTAHGVSPKVRELAKRKGLVSIDATCPDVTVTHDLIKEKTAEGYDIIYIGKKYHPEPEGAIGVAPHAVHLIETLADVDSLHVNNSKLLVTNQTTMSQWDVIHVMEALQVKYPHIEVHKEICMATQVRQEAVAEQAGQSDLLIVVGDPKSNNSNRLTQVSVEIADTPSYRISDVSELDVNWLTGVETVSVTAGASTPTLIVKEVIAFLEKFDVEDPSTHHPERKFELKKVLPKIKNPTPVERIEPYATT is encoded by the coding sequence ATGAAAGTGTTGAAGATTTCCCCTAGAGGGTATTGCTACGGGGTTGTCGATGCAATGATTATCGCAAGAAATGCGGCACTCGACAAAACCTTGCCGAGACCCATCTATATATTAGGAATGATAGTTCATAACAAGCACGTAACGGATGCCTTTGAAGAAGATGGCATCATCACACTCGATGGTGAAAATCGTTTGGAAATCCTTGAAAAAGTCGAGACGGGTACTGTTATTTACACTGCACATGGTGTATCACCTAAAGTACGTGAACTAGCGAAAAGAAAAGGACTTGTTTCTATCGATGCGACCTGTCCAGACGTTACAGTCACCCACGATCTGATCAAAGAAAAGACAGCGGAAGGCTACGATATTATTTACATCGGTAAAAAATATCACCCAGAGCCGGAGGGTGCAATCGGTGTCGCACCACATGCCGTTCACTTGATTGAAACATTAGCTGATGTCGATAGTCTTCACGTCAATAATAGCAAGTTACTCGTCACGAACCAAACGACGATGAGTCAATGGGATGTTATCCATGTCATGGAAGCTCTACAAGTAAAATATCCACATATCGAAGTGCATAAGGAGATTTGTATGGCGACACAGGTTAGACAGGAAGCAGTTGCTGAACAAGCTGGTCAATCTGACCTCCTAATTGTCGTTGGGGATCCGAAAAGTAATAACTCGAACCGCCTTACACAAGTATCTGTTGAAATTGCCGACACCCCTTCTTACCGTATTTCTGATGTATCTGAGCTTGATGTTAACTGGTTAACAGGAGTTGAAACGGTTTCTGTTACGGCCGGTGCCTCCACGCCAACCTTGATTGTCAAAGAGGTTATTGCCTTTCTTGAGAAATTCGATGTAGAAGATCCATCGACACATCATCCAGAACGAAAATTTGAATTAAAAAAAGTTTTACCTAAAATTAAAAACCCAACACCTGTTGAACGCATCGAACCATACGCGACAACATAA
- a CDS encoding metal ABC transporter ATP-binding protein, giving the protein MTTTIIQLDDVSFSYEQSIALDHISLQVGEGEFWALIGPNGSGKSTLINIILGLLKPASGAVKLFGEDLESFNHRERIGYVSQKSNSFNSGFPATVLEVVRSGLTRKVGLFKSFTKQHERQALEALQIVGMEKFAKQNIGQLSGGQQQRVFIARALAGKPDLLIMDEPTVGIDQQNVASFYSMLNTLNREHGIAIVLVTHEIDLVTDLATHVACLNRTIHFHGVQAAYKNMDDQDVSRWYGHPVRRIHQPTAEVEQ; this is encoded by the coding sequence ATGACAACTACAATTATTCAATTGGACGATGTAAGCTTTAGTTATGAACAGTCCATTGCCCTTGATCATATTTCCCTCCAAGTGGGAGAAGGGGAATTTTGGGCACTCATTGGCCCCAACGGCTCTGGTAAATCGACGCTCATCAATATTATTCTCGGTCTACTGAAACCTGCGAGTGGGGCTGTGAAATTATTTGGTGAGGATTTGGAGTCGTTTAATCACCGCGAACGAATTGGCTATGTGTCGCAGAAATCAAATTCCTTTAACTCGGGCTTTCCGGCGACTGTACTTGAAGTAGTACGTAGTGGCTTAACACGAAAAGTTGGTCTATTTAAGAGTTTTACAAAGCAGCATGAGCGACAGGCATTAGAGGCGCTTCAAATCGTTGGCATGGAGAAATTTGCAAAACAGAATATCGGTCAATTATCCGGTGGTCAGCAGCAGCGTGTCTTTATTGCAAGGGCGCTTGCAGGTAAGCCAGATTTGCTTATTATGGATGAGCCAACAGTAGGAATTGACCAACAAAACGTTGCATCGTTCTATTCTATGCTCAATACGCTAAACCGTGAGCACGGCATTGCGATTGTCCTTGTGACACATGAAATTGATTTGGTCACTGATTTGGCGACACATGTAGCCTGCCTCAATCGGACGATTCATTTTCATGGTGTCCAAGCAGCTTATAAGAATATGGATGATCAAGATGTTTCGAGATGGTATGGTCATCCAGTTCGGCGCATTCATCAGCCTACAGCGGAGGTGGAGCAATGA
- a CDS encoding Fur family transcriptional regulator — protein MTLDEAWRILQDKQFKRTRNRETILQFFSENDRYLTAAEVRSFMELDNPGISFDTIYRNLTTFAELGILEETDLTGERHFRMQCDPGVHHHHFICTTCGKTRSIPHCPMEMITVNLPDYEVEGHKFEIYGKCPSCVAN, from the coding sequence ATGACACTCGATGAGGCATGGCGCATACTGCAAGACAAGCAATTTAAGCGAACGAGAAACCGAGAAACGATTCTTCAGTTCTTCTCGGAAAATGATCGCTATCTAACGGCGGCTGAAGTGCGAAGTTTTATGGAATTAGATAATCCAGGGATTAGTTTCGACACGATTTATAGGAATCTTACAACCTTTGCAGAGCTCGGTATTCTGGAGGAAACGGATTTGACGGGGGAACGTCATTTCCGTATGCAATGTGATCCTGGTGTCCATCACCATCATTTTATCTGTACGACTTGTGGCAAGACACGCAGTATCCCGCATTGTCCGATGGAGATGATTACGGTCAACCTACCAGATTATGAGGTAGAAGGACATAAATTCGAGATTTACGGAAAGTGTCCATCATGTGTGGCGAATTAA